A single genomic interval of Tursiops truncatus isolate mTurTru1 chromosome 1, mTurTru1.mat.Y, whole genome shotgun sequence harbors:
- the EBNA1BP2 gene encoding probable rRNA-processing protein EBP2: MDTPPLSDSDSDSDDPLVTDRELQEAFSRGLLKPGLNVVLEGPKKAVNDVNGLKQCLAEFKRDLEWVERLDVTLGPVPAIRGPQATSQNKDQKAVDPEDDFQREMSFYSQAQAAVLAVLPRLHQLKVPTKRPMDYFAEMAKTDQQMQKIRQKLQAKQVAMERSEKAKQLRALRKYGKKVQTEVLQKRQREKAHMMSAIKKYQKGFSDKLDFLEGDQKPVARSTKEGAKGQQMKKGPSAKRRYKNQRFGYGGKKKGSKWNTRESYDDVSGFRAKIAHGKGLKRPGKKGSNKRPGKRTREKMKSRTR, encoded by the exons ATGGACACTCCCCCGCTCTCAGATTCGGACTCGGATTCTGACGACCCGCTTGTCACAGACAGAGAG TTGCAGGAGGCGTTTTCCCGAGGGCTTCTGAAGCCAGGCCTCAACGTGGTGCTAGAGGGGCCGAAGAAGGCCGTGAACGACGTG AATGGCCTGAAGCAGTGTTTGGCTGAATTCAAGCGGGATCTGGAATGGGTTGAAAGGCTTGATGTGACCCTGGGTCCGGTACCGGCAATCCGTGGACCGCAGGCAACATCTCAGAACAAGGATCAGAAAGCTGTTGATCCAGAAGATGACTTTCAGCGTGAGATGAGCTT CTACAGTCAGGCCCAGGCAGCAGTGCTTGCAGTATTGCCCCGCCTCCATCAGCTCAAAGTCCCTACCAAGCGGCCCATGGATTATTTTGCAGAGATGGCCAAGACTGATCAGCAGATGCAGAAG attcGACAGAAGCTGCAGGCTAAACAGGTCGCCATGGAGAGGTCGGAAAAGGCTAAGCAGCTGCGAGCACTTAGGAAATACGGAAAGAag GTGCAAACAGAGGTTCTTCAGAAGCGGCAGCGGGAGAAAGCACACATGATGAGTGCCATTAAGAAATATCAGAAAG GCTTCTCTGATAAACTGGACTTCCTCGAGGGAGATCAGAAGCCTGTCGCACGGAGCACGAAAGAAGGAGCCAAAGGCCAGCAGATGAAGAAGGG GCCCAGTGCCAAGCGACGCTATAAAAACCAGAGGTTTGGTTATGGTGGGAAGAAGAAAGGCTCCAAGTGGAACACTCGTGAGAGCTATGATGATGTATCCGGCTTCCGGGCCAAGATAGCTCATGGCAAGGGCCTCAAGAGGCCTGGAAAGAAAGGATCAAAT AAGAGACCCGGAAAACGgacaagagagaaaatgaagagcaGAACACGCTAG